The Micromonospora krabiensis genome window below encodes:
- the htpG gene encoding molecular chaperone HtpG: MGNRVETLEFQAEARQLLQLMVHSIYSNKDVFLRELISNASDALDKLRLASMVDKDLDVDTSDLHIQIEVDRDARTLTVRDNGIGMTRDEVVSVIGTIAKSGTAELLRTLRESADVAASQELIGQFGVGFYAAFMVADRVELVTRKAGEETGTRWSSTGEGTYSVEPVDEAPQGTAVTLHLKPADTEDNLHDYTAEWTVREIVKRYSDFIAWPIRMTVERPGEDGATAAETQTLNSMKALWARPRDEVDEAEYHEFYKHVSHDWADPLEIVHMRGEGTFEYEALLFIPSHAPLDLFAPQGRRGVQLYVKRVFIMDDCEALMPGYLRFVKGVVDAHDLSLNISREILQQDRQIQVVRRRLVKKILATVKDLKANHAERYRTFWAEFGAVVKEGLIDDTENRDTLLDLVSVASTHDPAELTDLRGYVERMKDGQSDIWYVTGESRAMLENSPHMEAFRAKGHEVLLLTDPVDEVWVERVGEYDGKPLRSIAKGQVDLDTDEERKEAEAEREQQRQDFAELLTWLGGALADSVKEVRLSSRLTTSPACVVGDAHDLTPTLEKMYRAMGHEVPSVKRILELNPGHPLVSGLRKAHEQGGEQTELRETAELLYGMALLAEGGELSDPSRFTRILADRLARTL; encoded by the coding sequence GTGGGCAACCGGGTCGAGACGTTGGAGTTCCAGGCCGAGGCGCGTCAGCTGCTCCAGCTGATGGTCCACTCGATCTACTCGAACAAGGACGTCTTCCTCCGTGAGTTGATCTCGAACGCCTCGGACGCGCTGGACAAGCTGCGCCTGGCCTCGATGGTCGACAAGGACCTCGACGTCGACACCTCCGACCTGCACATCCAGATCGAGGTCGACCGCGACGCACGCACGCTGACGGTCCGGGACAACGGCATCGGGATGACCCGCGACGAGGTCGTCTCGGTGATCGGCACGATCGCCAAGTCCGGCACGGCCGAGCTGCTGCGGACGCTGCGCGAGTCCGCCGACGTCGCCGCCTCCCAGGAGCTGATCGGCCAGTTCGGTGTCGGCTTCTACGCCGCGTTCATGGTGGCCGACCGCGTGGAGCTGGTGACCCGCAAGGCGGGCGAGGAGACCGGCACCCGCTGGTCGTCGACCGGCGAGGGCACGTACTCGGTCGAGCCGGTCGACGAGGCGCCCCAGGGCACCGCCGTGACCCTGCACCTCAAGCCGGCCGACACCGAGGACAACCTGCACGACTACACGGCCGAGTGGACGGTCCGGGAGATCGTCAAACGCTACTCCGACTTCATCGCCTGGCCGATCCGGATGACCGTCGAGCGGCCCGGCGAGGACGGCGCCACCGCCGCCGAGACGCAGACGCTCAACTCGATGAAGGCGCTGTGGGCGCGTCCGCGCGACGAGGTCGACGAGGCGGAGTACCACGAGTTCTACAAGCACGTCAGCCACGACTGGGCCGATCCGCTGGAGATCGTGCACATGCGGGGCGAGGGCACCTTCGAGTACGAGGCGCTGTTGTTCATCCCGTCGCACGCGCCCCTGGACCTCTTCGCCCCGCAGGGCCGCCGCGGCGTCCAGCTCTACGTCAAGCGCGTCTTCATCATGGACGACTGCGAGGCGCTGATGCCGGGCTACCTTCGCTTCGTCAAGGGCGTGGTGGACGCGCACGACCTGTCCCTGAACATCTCCCGGGAGATCCTCCAGCAGGACCGGCAGATCCAGGTCGTCCGCCGTCGCCTGGTCAAGAAGATCCTCGCGACGGTGAAGGACCTGAAGGCCAACCACGCCGAGCGCTACCGGACCTTCTGGGCGGAGTTCGGCGCGGTGGTCAAGGAGGGCCTGATCGACGACACCGAGAACCGGGACACCCTCCTGGACCTGGTGAGCGTCGCGTCCACGCACGACCCCGCCGAGCTGACCGACCTGCGCGGCTACGTCGAGCGGATGAAGGACGGCCAGAGCGACATCTGGTACGTCACCGGTGAGTCCCGCGCCATGCTGGAGAACTCCCCGCACATGGAGGCGTTCCGCGCCAAGGGCCACGAGGTGCTGCTGCTCACCGACCCGGTCGACGAGGTATGGGTCGAGCGGGTCGGCGAGTACGACGGCAAGCCGCTGCGTTCGATCGCCAAGGGCCAGGTCGACCTGGACACCGACGAGGAGCGCAAGGAGGCCGAGGCCGAGCGGGAGCAGCAGCGGCAGGACTTCGCCGAGCTGCTGACGTGGCTGGGCGGCGCCCTGGCCGACAGCGTGAAGGAGGTCCGGCTGTCGTCGCGGCTGACCACCTCGCCGGCGTGCGTCGTCGGCGACGCCCACGACCTCACCCCGACGCTGGAGAAGATGTACCGGGCCATGGGCCACGAGGTGCCGTCGGTCAAGCGGATCCTCGAACTTAACCCGGGCCACCCGCTGGTGTCCGGCCTGCGCAAGGCGCACGAGCAGGGCGGCGAGCAGACCGAGCTGCGGGAGACCGCCGAGCTGCTGTACGGGATGGCGCTGCTCGCCGAGGGTGGCGAGTTGAGCGATCCGTCCCGGTTCACCCGGATCCTCGCCGACCGGCTCGCCCGTACCCTCTGA
- a CDS encoding winged helix-turn-helix transcriptional regulator produces MTDYLADRDAWLTTNCSIARTLDVVGNRSTLLLLREASMGTRRFDQFAARVGISEPVAAARLKQLVADGLLKRRPYREPGQRTRDEYVLTDKGAQLVPVLVALRQWGDTWAADEAGPSVRVEHHDCGAEVHAVLRCAAGHDVAADAIDVRPGPGALRADRT; encoded by the coding sequence ATGACGGACTACCTCGCCGACCGGGACGCCTGGCTGACGACCAACTGCTCCATCGCCCGGACGCTGGACGTGGTCGGCAACCGCTCGACGCTCCTGCTGCTGCGCGAGGCGTCGATGGGCACCCGACGGTTCGACCAGTTCGCCGCCCGGGTGGGCATCAGCGAGCCGGTCGCCGCCGCCCGCCTCAAGCAGCTCGTCGCCGACGGGCTGCTGAAACGGCGCCCCTACCGGGAGCCCGGCCAGCGGACCCGCGACGAGTACGTCCTCACCGACAAGGGCGCCCAGCTCGTGCCCGTCCTGGTCGCGCTGCGGCAGTGGGGCGACACCTGGGCGGCCGACGAGGCCGGTCCGTCGGTGCGGGTCGAGCACCACGACTGCGGCGCCGAGGTCCACGCGGTGCTGCGGTGCGCCGCCGGACACGACGTGGCGGCGGACGCCATCGACGTACGCCCCGGACCGGGCGCGCTGCGCGCGGACCGGACCTGA
- a CDS encoding SDR family oxidoreductase, whose protein sequence is MKIAGSTALVTGANRGFGRHLAAELAGRGATVYAAARKPETIDLPGVTPIRLDITDPASVAAAAELANDVTLLVNNAGTDTHADLLDADHLDRVRLEMETHYFGTLGVVRAFAPVIAGNGGGSILNVLSVLSWISLPTSGAYSAAKAAEWAMTNALRGKLAEQNIRVAGLHVGYMDTDMAAHVTQPKSDPAEIAKIAVDAIEADAYEIVADEISRQVLAGLSGGVAALYPNLP, encoded by the coding sequence ATGAAGATCGCCGGAAGCACCGCCCTCGTCACCGGGGCCAACCGCGGCTTCGGCCGGCACCTCGCCGCCGAGCTCGCCGGCCGGGGCGCGACCGTCTACGCCGCCGCGCGCAAGCCGGAGACCATCGACCTTCCCGGAGTCACGCCGATCCGCCTGGACATCACCGACCCCGCCTCGGTCGCCGCGGCCGCCGAGCTCGCCAACGACGTGACCCTGCTGGTCAACAACGCCGGCACCGACACGCACGCGGATCTGCTCGACGCCGACCACCTGGACCGGGTGCGGCTGGAGATGGAGACGCACTACTTCGGCACGCTGGGCGTGGTGCGGGCGTTCGCGCCGGTCATCGCCGGCAACGGCGGCGGGTCGATCCTGAACGTCCTCTCCGTGCTGTCGTGGATCAGCCTGCCGACCTCCGGCGCGTACAGCGCGGCCAAGGCGGCCGAATGGGCGATGACCAACGCCCTGCGGGGCAAGCTCGCCGAGCAGAACATCCGCGTCGCCGGCCTGCACGTCGGCTACATGGACACCGACATGGCCGCCCACGTCACCCAGCCGAAGTCCGACCCGGCCGAGATCGCCAAGATCGCGGTGGACGCTATCGAGGCGGACGCGTACGAGATCGTCGCCGACGAGATCAGCCGGCAGGTGCTGGCCGGGCTCTCCGGCGGCGTGGCCGCCCTCTACCCGAACCTGCCCTGA
- a CDS encoding M28 family metallopeptidase yields MRRSASGVRVALVASTALAVALAAHPAVATPSASTAAAVRANAVAPANAAVPAKIAVVAAAAPAHAPALVSLPTVANAVALAAPDIAVANVQAHLTQFGGIASSNGGNRRAGSAGYTASLNYVKSRLQAAGYTVSEQYCSSCTYPSNNLIAEWPGGPADQVVMFGAHLDGVSAGPGINDNATGSASLLENALVLAQQNPTMTKRVRFAWWTDEEQGLNGSRFYVNSLTSTQRGHIKGYYNFDMVGSVNGGYFINRITSTTAAPLKAYWDSLGLQPEENVEGQGRSDDYSFQQAGIPTSGYAAGASARKTSAQATKWGGTANSAYDPCYHRSCDTTANVSATVLNRAADGVAYAIWQLAVSTGTPGNDFSLALSPTSGSVARGGSRTATVSTATTAGSAQSVALSASGAPSGVTVSFSPSSVTSGGSATMTVSASASAATGTFTLTVTGTGSVTRSATYALTVTGTGGCAGGQLIGNGGFESGTSPWTASSGVITNSASQPARTGSYKAWLDGYGRSRTDTLSQSVTLPAGCTASTLSFWLHIDTAETTSSTAYDRLTVRLGSATLATWSNLDAAAGYQQRTLNVGAYAGQTLTLTFTGVEDASLQTSFVIDDVTLQAS; encoded by the coding sequence ATGAGACGCAGCGCATCCGGTGTGCGTGTCGCACTCGTCGCGTCCACCGCACTGGCGGTGGCGTTGGCCGCCCACCCGGCGGTGGCGACCCCGTCCGCGAGCACGGCCGCCGCGGTACGGGCGAACGCCGTGGCCCCGGCGAACGCCGCCGTACCGGCGAAGATCGCCGTAGTCGCGGCCGCCGCCCCGGCCCACGCCCCGGCACTGGTAAGCCTCCCCACCGTGGCGAACGCGGTCGCGCTGGCGGCGCCGGACATCGCCGTCGCGAACGTGCAGGCGCACCTGACCCAGTTCGGCGGCATCGCCAGCAGCAACGGCGGCAACCGCCGGGCTGGCTCGGCCGGTTACACGGCGTCGCTGAACTACGTGAAGAGTCGCCTCCAGGCGGCCGGTTACACGGTCTCCGAGCAGTACTGCTCGTCCTGCACGTACCCGTCGAACAACCTGATCGCCGAGTGGCCGGGTGGCCCGGCGGACCAGGTGGTCATGTTCGGGGCGCACCTGGACGGTGTGTCCGCGGGGCCGGGCATCAACGACAACGCCACCGGCTCGGCGTCGCTGTTGGAGAACGCGCTGGTGCTGGCGCAGCAGAACCCGACGATGACCAAGCGGGTGCGCTTCGCCTGGTGGACGGACGAGGAGCAGGGGCTCAACGGGTCGCGGTTCTACGTCAACTCGCTCACCTCGACCCAGCGCGGCCACATCAAGGGGTACTACAACTTCGACATGGTCGGGTCGGTCAACGGCGGGTACTTCATCAACCGGATCACCTCGACCACCGCGGCGCCGTTGAAGGCGTACTGGGATTCGTTGGGGTTGCAGCCGGAGGAGAACGTCGAGGGTCAGGGCCGCTCCGACGACTACTCGTTCCAGCAGGCCGGCATCCCCACGTCGGGGTACGCCGCCGGCGCCAGCGCCCGGAAGACGAGCGCGCAGGCGACCAAGTGGGGTGGCACGGCCAACTCGGCGTACGACCCGTGCTACCACCGCTCGTGCGACACCACGGCCAACGTGAGCGCGACCGTGCTGAACCGGGCCGCGGACGGTGTCGCGTACGCCATCTGGCAGCTCGCGGTCAGCACCGGCACCCCGGGCAACGACTTCTCCCTCGCGCTGAGCCCCACCTCGGGCAGTGTCGCGCGGGGCGGCTCCCGTACGGCGACTGTCAGCACCGCCACCACGGCGGGGTCGGCGCAGTCGGTGGCGCTGTCGGCGTCGGGGGCGCCCAGCGGGGTGACCGTCTCGTTCAGCCCGTCGTCGGTGACCTCGGGCGGGTCGGCGACGATGACCGTGTCGGCGTCGGCTTCGGCGGCGACCGGGACGTTCACGCTGACCGTGACCGGCACCGGCTCGGTGACCCGGTCGGCGACCTACGCGCTCACGGTGACCGGTACGGGCGGCTGTGCGGGCGGGCAGCTGATCGGAAACGGCGGCTTCGAGAGCGGCACCAGCCCGTGGACCGCCAGCTCTGGCGTGATCACCAACTCGGCGAGCCAGCCGGCGCGGACCGGCTCCTACAAGGCGTGGCTCGACGGGTACGGGCGCAGCCGCACCGACACGCTGAGCCAGTCGGTGACGCTGCCGGCCGGCTGCACCGCCTCGACGCTGTCGTTCTGGCTGCACATCGACACGGCGGAGACGACCTCGTCGACCGCGTACGACCGGCTGACCGTGCGGCTCGGCAGCGCGACGCTGGCGACGTGGTCCAACCTCGACGCCGCCGCCGGCTATCAGCAGCGCACGCTGAACGTGGGGGCGTACGCGGGGCAGACGCTGACGCTGACGTTCACCGGCGTCGAGGACGCGTCGCTCCAGACGAGCTTCGTGATCGACGACGTGACGCTCCAGGCGAGCTGA
- a CDS encoding C39 family peptidase, translating into MRTDLIRKTVLTAAGIAAAGGGIAGPAIAAHAAPADTKPAQVQDRKNNSSERELNVRYEAQPNFYYCGPAATRNALSVQGKDINVDAMAKEMGTTEAGTNSINDITPVLNKETGSNVYKSVEISSTKADDKQTDKLRQDIVRTINDGRAVVANIAGTTTDTDGNTHSFEGGHYISVIGYRDDGHTVTIADSADPNMASYRISVDNLADWIATRGYSTN; encoded by the coding sequence ATGCGTACCGATCTGATCCGCAAGACCGTCCTCACCGCAGCCGGAATCGCCGCCGCCGGCGGCGGCATCGCCGGCCCCGCCATCGCCGCCCACGCCGCCCCCGCCGACACCAAGCCCGCCCAGGTCCAGGACCGCAAGAACAACAGCAGCGAGCGCGAACTCAACGTCCGCTACGAAGCCCAGCCCAACTTCTACTACTGCGGCCCCGCCGCCACCCGCAACGCCCTCTCCGTCCAAGGCAAGGACATCAACGTCGACGCCATGGCCAAGGAAATGGGCACCACCGAAGCCGGCACCAACTCCATCAACGACATCACCCCCGTCCTGAACAAGGAAACCGGCAGCAACGTCTACAAGTCCGTCGAGATCAGCTCCACCAAGGCCGACGACAAGCAGACCGACAAGCTGCGCCAGGACATCGTCCGCACCATCAACGACGGACGCGCCGTCGTCGCCAACATCGCCGGCACCACCACCGACACCGACGGCAACACCCACTCCTTCGAAGGCGGCCACTACATCAGCGTCATCGGCTACCGCGACGACGGACACACCGTCACCATCGCCGACAGCGCCGACCCCAACATGGCCTCCTACCGAATCAGCGTCGACAACCTCGCCGACTGGATCGCCACCCGCGGCTACTCCACCAACTGA
- a CDS encoding DUF1996 domain-containing protein: MDRAAPLSGIRHRFRFAAAIGALLVLLGTYLTSTTARADADPGPNVIRVAEFPADCTYSHRLPDDPIIFPGLPGASHMHSFFGATVTNAHTTLPDLVSSPTTCNPRVDVSSYWVPTLYNNNVPVEPVISTFYYLGEGVRADVVANTQPLPLGLRIVAGNARAAGPNDSIARWSCLHAGHVPPSKNFVTCPAGTMLESYLDFPQCWNGRDLDSPDHKSHMAYPVNQGCPSTHPVHVPKLRQVLRYPVSGDPAQFRLASGPGYTMHGDFFNAWPVAEMERRVRDCIRPVVKCGHDGRPL, encoded by the coding sequence ATGGACAGGGCCGCACCCCTATCCGGCATCCGCCACCGGTTCCGCTTCGCCGCGGCGATCGGCGCTCTGCTGGTGCTCCTCGGCACGTACCTCACGTCCACCACGGCTCGGGCCGACGCCGACCCGGGCCCCAACGTCATCCGGGTCGCCGAGTTCCCGGCCGACTGCACCTACAGCCACCGCCTGCCGGACGACCCGATCATCTTTCCCGGGCTGCCCGGCGCCTCGCACATGCACAGCTTCTTCGGCGCTACGGTCACGAACGCCCACACCACGCTCCCCGACCTGGTGAGTTCCCCGACCACCTGCAACCCGCGGGTCGACGTCTCCTCGTACTGGGTGCCGACGCTCTACAACAACAACGTGCCGGTGGAGCCGGTGATCTCCACGTTCTACTACCTGGGTGAGGGCGTACGCGCCGACGTCGTCGCGAACACCCAGCCGCTCCCGCTGGGGCTGCGGATCGTCGCCGGCAACGCCCGGGCCGCCGGGCCGAACGACAGCATCGCCCGCTGGTCGTGCCTGCACGCCGGGCACGTTCCGCCGTCGAAGAACTTCGTCACCTGCCCGGCCGGCACCATGCTGGAGTCGTACCTGGACTTCCCGCAGTGCTGGAACGGCCGTGACCTGGACTCGCCGGACCACAAGAGCCACATGGCCTACCCGGTGAACCAGGGCTGCCCGTCGACGCACCCGGTGCACGTGCCGAAGCTGCGGCAGGTGCTGCGCTATCCGGTCAGCGGTGACCCGGCGCAGTTCCGGCTGGCCTCCGGGCCGGGCTACACGATGCACGGCGACTTCTTCAACGCCTGGCCGGTCGCGGAGATGGAGCGTCGCGTGCGCGACTGCATCCGTCCGGTCGTCAAGTGCGGGCACGACGGGCGCCCGCTCTGA
- a CDS encoding DUF305 domain-containing protein encodes MRVAITVPSLLLGTALLAAGCATSAGPPTPAATGADATAGTGTATAAGTTAPAATPGGTTDPAFTPTDVAWLQLTVAMAERLLPVLALAPERTSDPAWRRLAAGVADAHRTDLARARRLLAESGAPESNPHEGHDMPGMVTAEQLTALRAATGARFERLVGEHLRAHLTQAVRIARAEQQGGGNPAATGLAARVVRDGTAELARLDRLAPAPATTPTG; translated from the coding sequence GTGCGCGTCGCGATCACCGTACCGTCGCTGCTGCTCGGCACGGCGCTGCTCGCCGCCGGCTGCGCGACGAGCGCGGGGCCGCCCACCCCGGCCGCGACGGGCGCCGACGCCACCGCAGGCACCGGCACCGCGACGGCCGCCGGCACCACCGCACCGGCGGCGACCCCCGGCGGTACGACGGATCCGGCGTTCACCCCCACGGACGTCGCGTGGCTCCAGTTGACGGTGGCGATGGCCGAGCGACTGCTGCCGGTGCTCGCCCTGGCGCCGGAGCGCACCAGCGACCCGGCCTGGCGACGGCTCGCCGCCGGCGTCGCGGACGCGCACCGCACCGACCTGGCCCGCGCCCGGCGGCTGCTGGCCGAGTCGGGCGCACCGGAGTCCAACCCGCACGAGGGTCACGACATGCCGGGCATGGTCACCGCGGAGCAGTTGACGGCGCTGCGCGCCGCGACCGGGGCGCGGTTCGAGCGGCTGGTCGGCGAGCACCTGCGCGCGCATCTGACCCAGGCCGTCCGGATCGCCCGCGCCGAGCAGCAGGGTGGCGGCAACCCGGCGGCGACGGGGCTCGCGGCACGTGTGGTCCGGGACGGCACCGCCGAACTCGCCCGGCTCGACCGGCTCGCCCCGGCGCCGGCCACGACGCCCACCGGCTGA
- a CDS encoding HpcH/HpaI aldolase/citrate lyase family protein: MRLTWLYVPGDRPDRFAKAVASGADEVILDLEDAVVAGRKAYARDAVADFLADPHPVPVQVRVNELTGPDVDADLAAVAGRPGLGGLRLPKVESAATVALLAARVDAPLHPLVESALGLEVAYAVASAHPAVASIGLGEADLRSDLGVSDDDGLLWARGRVVVAARAAGLPPPAMSVYADVADTDGLAASCAVGRRLGFLGRTAIHPRQLPVIVEAFRPAEREVTRAAELLAAVAEAERRDSGTVVLPDGRFADRAMVAAARRVVDLAARYDG, encoded by the coding sequence ATGCGGCTCACCTGGCTCTACGTGCCCGGTGACCGGCCGGACCGGTTCGCCAAGGCCGTCGCGTCCGGCGCCGACGAGGTCATCCTCGACCTGGAGGACGCGGTCGTCGCCGGCCGCAAGGCGTACGCCCGTGACGCCGTCGCCGACTTCCTCGCCGACCCGCACCCGGTGCCCGTGCAGGTGCGGGTCAACGAGCTGACCGGACCGGACGTCGACGCCGACCTGGCCGCCGTGGCCGGCCGCCCCGGGCTGGGCGGGTTGCGGCTGCCGAAGGTCGAGTCCGCCGCCACGGTGGCCTTGCTCGCCGCCCGGGTCGACGCGCCCCTGCACCCGCTGGTCGAGTCGGCGCTCGGGTTGGAGGTCGCGTACGCCGTCGCGTCCGCCCACCCGGCGGTCGCCTCCATCGGGCTCGGCGAGGCCGACCTGCGCTCCGACCTCGGGGTCAGCGACGACGACGGCCTGCTGTGGGCGCGCGGCCGCGTCGTGGTCGCGGCCCGCGCGGCCGGTCTGCCCCCGCCCGCCATGTCGGTGTACGCCGACGTCGCCGACACCGACGGCCTCGCCGCCTCGTGCGCGGTGGGCCGACGGCTGGGCTTCCTCGGCCGTACGGCGATCCACCCGCGTCAGCTGCCCGTGATCGTCGAGGCGTTCCGCCCCGCCGAACGGGAGGTGACCCGCGCGGCGGAGCTGCTCGCCGCCGTGGCCGAGGCCGAGCGCCGGGACTCCGGCACGGTGGTGCTACCCGACGGGCGCTTCGCCGACCGCGCGATGGTCGCCGCCGCCCGACGCGTCGTGGACCTGGCCGCCCGCTACGACGGGTGA
- a CDS encoding CaiB/BaiF CoA transferase family protein, which translates to MTAGAGRGPLDGVKVVDLATLFAGPLAAAFLGDFGADVVKVEHPAKPDPSRGHGPAKDGVGLWWKVLGRNKRTVTLNLSDPDGAALLRRLLADADVLVENFRPGTLERWGLGPAELHAVNPRLVIARISGFGQVGPYARRPGFGTLAEAMSGFAAATGEPDGPPTLPPFGLADSVTALATAYAVMLALRSRDLTGAGQVVDLAIIEPIMAMLGPQITWYDQIGYVQPRLGNRSNNNAPRNTYRCADGRWVAVSTSAQSIAERVLRLVGRPELVDQPWFATGSGRAAHADELDAAVGAWVAQRDRDEVVAAFEEAQAAVAPVYDVRDILADPQYAALGTVRTVPDEELGEVRMQNVPFRLSETPGEIRHAGRRHGQDTDAVFGALGLTADELAALRERGVV; encoded by the coding sequence GTGACGGCCGGCGCGGGCCGTGGCCCGCTCGACGGGGTGAAGGTGGTCGACCTGGCCACCCTGTTCGCCGGGCCGCTCGCGGCGGCGTTCCTCGGCGACTTCGGCGCCGACGTGGTGAAGGTGGAGCACCCGGCCAAGCCCGATCCGTCCCGGGGACACGGCCCGGCGAAGGACGGCGTCGGACTCTGGTGGAAGGTGCTCGGCCGCAACAAGCGGACCGTCACCCTCAACCTGTCCGACCCCGACGGCGCGGCACTGCTGCGCCGGCTGCTCGCCGACGCCGACGTGCTGGTGGAGAACTTCCGCCCCGGCACCCTCGAACGGTGGGGGCTCGGCCCCGCCGAGCTGCACGCCGTCAACCCCCGGCTGGTGATCGCCCGGATCAGCGGGTTCGGACAGGTCGGCCCGTACGCCCGCCGGCCCGGCTTCGGCACCCTCGCCGAGGCGATGAGCGGCTTCGCGGCGGCCACCGGCGAACCGGACGGCCCGCCGACGCTGCCCCCGTTCGGGCTGGCCGACTCGGTGACCGCGCTCGCCACCGCGTACGCGGTGATGCTGGCCCTGCGCTCCCGCGACCTCACCGGCGCGGGTCAGGTGGTCGACCTCGCCATCATCGAACCGATCATGGCGATGCTCGGCCCGCAGATCACCTGGTACGACCAGATCGGCTACGTGCAACCCCGGCTCGGCAACCGGTCCAACAACAACGCCCCCCGCAACACCTACCGGTGCGCGGACGGGCGCTGGGTGGCCGTCTCCACGAGCGCGCAGAGCATCGCCGAGCGGGTGCTGCGGCTGGTCGGCCGACCCGAGCTGGTCGACCAGCCGTGGTTCGCCACCGGCAGCGGCCGCGCCGCCCACGCCGACGAGTTGGACGCGGCCGTGGGCGCCTGGGTGGCCCAGCGGGACCGCGACGAGGTGGTGGCCGCGTTCGAGGAGGCGCAGGCGGCCGTCGCCCCGGTCTACGACGTGCGGGACATCCTCGCCGACCCGCAGTACGCGGCGCTCGGCACCGTCCGGACCGTGCCCGACGAGGAGTTGGGCGAGGTGCGGATGCAGAACGTGCCGTTCCGGCTCTCCGAGACGCCGGGCGAGATCCGGCACGCCGGGCGGCGGCACGGGCAGGACACCGACGCCGTGTTCGGGGCGCTCGGGCTGACCGCCGACGAGCTGGCCGCGCTGCGTGAGCGGGGCGTCGTCTGA